The following are from one region of the Ignavibacteriota bacterium genome:
- the cas4 gene encoding CRISPR-associated protein Cas4 — protein sequence MFTEDDFIMISALQHYIFCPRQCGLIHVDDVWQDNLFTVRGEILHEKVDTDTYETRGDIKTVRGLRIHSFKYGLVGRCDVVEFKHTSKGKEIFPVEFKAGEPKEDISDKVQLCAQVLCLEEMQDTQISSAAFFYGKIRRRNLVTIDEELRSQTLQVIQAVREIVDKKIIPRIEYNSKCRNCSLQSICQPKAMNKRKLQNYIKDLYS from the coding sequence ATGTTCACTGAAGATGACTTTATAATGATCAGTGCTTTGCAGCATTATATTTTCTGCCCGCGCCAATGCGGTCTAATCCACGTGGATGACGTTTGGCAGGATAATCTGTTTACTGTGCGCGGAGAAATTCTGCACGAAAAAGTTGACACCGATACTTATGAAACAAGAGGTGACATTAAAACTGTTCGTGGTCTTAGAATTCATTCTTTCAAATACGGGTTGGTCGGAAGATGCGATGTTGTCGAATTCAAACATACTTCAAAAGGAAAAGAAATTTTTCCGGTTGAATTCAAAGCGGGCGAACCTAAAGAAGATATAAGCGATAAAGTTCAACTATGTGCACAGGTGCTTTGCCTGGAAGAAATGCAAGACACACAAATATCCAGTGCAGCTTTCTTTTATGGCAAAATCCGTAGAAGAAATTTGGTAACAATTGATGAGGAACTTCGCAGTCAAACATTACAAGTTATTCAGGCAGTTAGAGAGATTGTAGATAAAAAAATAATTCCGAGGATTGAGTACAATTCAAAATGCAGAAACTGTTCACTGCAATCTATCTGTCAACCGAAAGCAATGAACAAAAGAAAATTGCAAAATTATATTAAAGATTTGTATTCATAA
- a CDS encoding phage antirepressor protein — protein MMPNIKLFESKKIRSEWSESEQKWYFAIVDVIAVLTDSPNPQVYWRVLKKRLKAEGNETVTNCNALKMRASDDKMRLTDVADVNQLLRLIQSVPSPKAEPFKIWLAKVGYERLEEIENPELAQHRMREIYKAKGYSDEWIEKRVRGIFVRDELTNEWKKRGVKEGLEYAILTAEISKATFGFTPSDYKKHKGLTKAQENLRDHMTDLELIFTMLGEASTTEIARTKNAHGFVPNKNAAREGGSVAGKARKDLEKKSGRKVVTKENYKALTEKQKRKIDKGRK, from the coding sequence ATTATGCCCAACATAAAACTCTTTGAAAGTAAAAAAATCCGTTCTGAATGGAGCGAATCCGAACAGAAGTGGTATTTTGCAATTGTTGATGTGATTGCAGTTTTAACTGATAGTCCAAATCCGCAAGTATATTGGCGTGTTTTAAAAAAGAGACTTAAAGCCGAAGGAAATGAAACCGTTACAAATTGTAACGCTTTGAAAATGAGAGCCTCCGATGATAAAATGCGCCTTACTGATGTTGCCGACGTAAATCAATTACTGAGATTGATTCAATCCGTCCCTTCACCCAAAGCAGAACCATTTAAAATATGGTTGGCAAAAGTAGGCTATGAACGCCTGGAAGAAATAGAAAATCCGGAACTTGCTCAACACAGAATGCGTGAGATATACAAGGCTAAAGGTTATTCAGACGAATGGATTGAAAAACGTGTTCGAGGGATTTTCGTTAGAGATGAATTAACTAACGAATGGAAAAAGCGTGGTGTCAAAGAAGGATTAGAATACGCCATACTTACTGCTGAAATTAGTAAAGCAACTTTTGGATTCACACCTTCTGATTATAAAAAACATAAAGGGTTAACTAAAGCACAGGAAAATCTTCGTGACCATATGACAGATTTGGAATTAATCTTTACAATGCTTGGAGAAGCTTCTACTACTGAAATTGCGAGAACTAAAAATGCTCATGGATTTGTTCCTAATAAAAATGCAGCCAGAGAAGGTGGAAGTGTTGCAGGAAAAGCAAGAAAGGACCTTGAGAAAAAATCGGGAAGAAAGGTTGTAACAAAGGAGAATTATAAAGCTTTAACTGAAAAACAAAAACGTAAGATTGACAAAGGTAGAAAATAA
- a CDS encoding DEAD/DEAH box helicase family protein, which yields MTEWLAHSKGKNPPVPAQSYYKHISEVLRRAEKNIKNLASYYKGNYEYLFEAVRAAALFHDLGKLDDDNQKVLFIGGGKGLPINHVDAGTKNLVNNDLVESALIVYAHHIGLQSIPQERSKAELFLRDPNLETRTEQYLKDYLSKHIQSGCENINKHIDRASDWNGLTRRIALSCLVDADHGDTANNYGQEYPSTKVEAKWKERLKALDIYINGLGKDTEKSERNLLRRKIYDACKEADTTPSFYACDSPVGTGKTTAIMAHLLKTAITKNLRHIIVVLPYTNIIKQSVDIYRKSLILPGEKADEVVAEHHHQADFETLQTRQFSTLWKAPIIVTTAVQFFETIASNHPSKLRKLHELPGSGVFIDETHASIPNFLWPQTWKWLKEFSDKWSCHFVFASGSLPRFWELKDMMDLTVKLPELIPKEIRNEALKQETKRITPLRHNTLLDEKGLIDLIQSKTGPRLVIMNTVQSAAVLAESMRKSGHDVLHLSTALAPVHRELILELIKQRLHFGVQEWTLVSTSCVEAGVDFSFRSAFRERAGIANLIQTGGRVRRNNEDYIATLIDFKIQSPLYNRHPAFTLPSQILEKLFEENRVAADSPADLITDALRRELMSDTNEKHQRLIKMEDEMDYPEVANLYKVIASDTRLVVVDKELVKRLENHIKVSPKEINRKSVQLWLNKINMLSIGFVKGYENSGLYAWQYDYDPAFLGYMKGLLPLLERDHEGYQVF from the coding sequence ATGACCGAGTGGCTAGCACATAGTAAAGGAAAGAATCCGCCTGTACCTGCTCAATCTTACTACAAACATATTTCAGAAGTATTAAGAAGAGCAGAGAAAAATATAAAAAATCTGGCTTCTTATTATAAAGGTAACTATGAGTATTTATTTGAAGCTGTACGTGCGGCTGCCCTTTTTCACGATTTGGGTAAGCTTGATGATGATAACCAAAAAGTACTCTTTATAGGTGGTGGAAAAGGTTTACCCATTAATCATGTAGATGCTGGCACAAAAAACTTAGTTAATAATGATTTAGTAGAATCAGCATTAATAGTCTATGCCCACCACATAGGATTACAATCTATACCTCAAGAACGATCAAAAGCAGAATTATTCCTTCGCGATCCAAATTTAGAAACTCGAACTGAACAATATTTGAAAGATTATCTCTCAAAACACATTCAATCTGGTTGTGAGAATATTAATAAACATATTGATAGAGCTTCTGATTGGAATGGATTGACACGGCGTATTGCCCTTTCATGTTTAGTAGATGCAGATCATGGTGATACCGCAAATAATTATGGGCAAGAATATCCCTCTACCAAGGTTGAAGCAAAATGGAAAGAAAGGTTAAAAGCTCTTGATATTTATATAAATGGCTTAGGAAAAGACACTGAAAAGAGTGAAAGAAATTTATTACGAAGAAAAATATATGATGCCTGCAAAGAGGCAGACACAACTCCATCTTTTTATGCCTGCGATAGTCCGGTTGGAACCGGAAAAACAACAGCAATCATGGCTCATTTATTAAAAACAGCTATTACAAAAAATTTAAGGCATATAATAGTTGTGTTACCATACACAAATATCATTAAACAATCTGTTGATATTTATAGGAAGTCACTCATTTTACCTGGGGAAAAAGCAGATGAAGTAGTTGCAGAACATCATCATCAGGCAGATTTTGAAACATTACAAACAAGACAATTTTCTACATTATGGAAAGCTCCAATCATTGTTACAACTGCTGTTCAGTTTTTTGAAACAATAGCAAGCAATCACCCATCTAAACTTCGTAAACTCCATGAACTACCCGGAAGTGGTGTTTTTATTGACGAAACTCATGCATCAATACCGAATTTTCTTTGGCCACAAACTTGGAAATGGTTAAAGGAATTTTCAGATAAATGGAGTTGTCATTTTGTTTTTGCTTCAGGCTCTTTGCCAAGATTTTGGGAATTAAAAGATATGATGGATCTGACTGTAAAATTACCGGAATTAATCCCAAAAGAAATAAGAAATGAAGCACTTAAACAAGAAACAAAACGGATAACACCTTTACGCCATAATACCTTGCTTGACGAAAAAGGATTGATTGATTTGATACAAAGTAAAACGGGTCCACGACTTGTTATAATGAATACAGTTCAGTCTGCAGCAGTTCTTGCTGAATCTATGCGTAAATCTGGACATGATGTTTTACATCTTTCAACTGCACTTGCACCTGTTCACAGAGAATTGATTTTGGAATTAATAAAACAACGTCTTCATTTTGGAGTACAAGAATGGACATTGGTATCAACAAGTTGCGTGGAAGCAGGTGTTGATTTTTCTTTTCGCTCTGCATTTCGTGAGCGAGCAGGTATAGCAAACCTAATTCAAACCGGTGGTAGAGTTAGAAGAAACAATGAAGATTATATTGCAACATTAATTGATTTCAAAATTCAATCTCCGCTTTATAACCGCCATCCTGCTTTTACATTACCAAGTCAGATTCTTGAAAAGTTATTTGAAGAAAACAGAGTGGCAGCTGATTCGCCCGCTGATTTAATAACGGATGCTTTACGCAGAGAATTAATGTCTGATACAAATGAAAAACATCAACGCTTAATAAAAATGGAAGATGAAATGGACTATCCCGAAGTTGCAAATCTTTATAAAGTTATTGCTTCAGATACAAGGTTAGTTGTTGTTGACAAGGAATTAGTTAAAAGACTTGAAAACCACATAAAAGTTAGCCCAAAAGAAATAAACAGGAAAAGTGTTCAATTATGGTTAAACAAAATCAACATGCTTTCAATTGGTTTCGTTAAGGGTTATGAAAATTCAGGTCTGTATGCTTGGCAATATGATTATGATCCAGCTTTTCTTGGTTACATGAAAGGTTTACTCCCTTTACTTGAAAGAGATCATGAAGGTTACCAGGTATTTTAG
- a CDS encoding type I CRISPR-associated protein Cas7, producing MSNKTNKEIFNRATGLLVIEVINSNPNGDPDKESDPRQRNDQRGEISPVSFKRKLRDLIEDKDGEVWKSIAQKLKINDGFDILEKRDRDRTKIIELLKNNQEKFKQKFWDGRVFGNTFLEEGSSTSIKTGVVQFGLGVSIAPINIERLTTTNKSGVEEGKDRGMAPLSYRIAQHGLYCMPFFVNPAVAYKTGCTMQDIELLTKVIPYAYTNTASYIRSQVEILHAWYIEHNSPLGSCSDFDLISALTPIKLKEPEKPSTSRAEYKIPTEKDVPDELKKKVKSIRDLMKEI from the coding sequence ATGTCAAATAAAACAAACAAAGAAATTTTTAATCGTGCCACAGGCTTGTTGGTCATTGAAGTTATTAATTCTAATCCTAATGGAGATCCTGATAAAGAAAGCGATCCGCGCCAAAGGAATGATCAGAGAGGTGAAATATCGCCTGTTTCGTTCAAACGCAAACTTCGCGACTTAATAGAAGATAAAGATGGAGAGGTATGGAAAAGTATTGCTCAAAAACTTAAAATCAATGATGGGTTTGATATTCTAGAAAAAAGGGATCGGGATAGAACAAAAATTATTGAGTTACTAAAAAATAATCAAGAAAAATTTAAACAGAAATTTTGGGATGGACGTGTATTTGGAAATACATTTCTCGAAGAAGGTTCCTCGACAAGTATTAAGACTGGCGTGGTTCAATTTGGTCTTGGGGTTTCTATTGCTCCAATCAATATAGAAAGATTAACTACTACGAATAAATCTGGTGTTGAAGAAGGCAAAGATAGAGGAATGGCTCCATTGAGCTATAGAATAGCACAGCATGGTTTGTATTGTATGCCCTTCTTTGTAAATCCCGCAGTAGCTTACAAGACTGGTTGTACTATGCAGGATATTGAACTTTTAACAAAAGTAATACCTTATGCTTATACAAATACAGCTTCATATATTCGTTCACAAGTTGAAATCCTGCACGCATGGTATATTGAACACAATTCTCCTCTCGGTTCCTGTTCTGATTTTGATCTCATCTCAGCATTAACTCCAATTAAACTAAAGGAACCCGAGAAGCCATCAACATCACGTGCAGAATACAAAATACCAACTGAAAAGGACGTACCTGATGAATTAAAGAAAAAAGTGAAATCAATTAGAGATTTGATGAAAGAAATATAA
- the cas5 gene encoding CRISPR-associated protein Cas5 translates to MSKKTKPYEVKFEIAGPAAMFTRPDTGATPISYPAPTYSAAKGMFESIARVKSAYIKPTKVEICAPIHYHRYTNNYHGPLRKSGTDNFQLFATILTNVCYRIYGIVEELDLPNNNDVITTNHLHLLQDKFIKRLRNGKWYHVPCLGWKEFTPTYVGLFREETKVEESIEQIIPSMLFSVFSGPNKYDPSYKQDVWIKKGVLEYVE, encoded by the coding sequence ATGTCAAAAAAAACAAAACCTTATGAAGTTAAATTTGAAATTGCTGGACCAGCAGCAATGTTTACAAGACCGGATACAGGGGCAACGCCAATTTCCTATCCCGCTCCAACATATTCAGCAGCAAAAGGTATGTTTGAATCAATTGCACGAGTTAAGAGTGCATATATAAAACCAACGAAAGTTGAAATATGCGCTCCAATTCACTATCACCGCTATACAAATAATTATCACGGACCTTTAAGAAAAAGTGGAACTGATAACTTTCAATTATTTGCTACAATTCTTACAAATGTTTGTTATCGAATTTATGGAATTGTTGAAGAACTAGACCTGCCGAATAACAATGATGTAATTACAACAAATCATTTGCATTTACTCCAAGATAAATTTATAAAAAGACTGAGGAATGGAAAATGGTATCACGTTCCTTGTTTGGGATGGAAAGAATTTACACCAACTTATGTTGGGTTATTCCGTGAAGAAACTAAAGTTGAAGAATCTATCGAACAAATAATTCCCTCAATGCTCTTTTCTGTTTTCAGCGGGCCAAATAAATATGATCCATCATATAAACAAGATGTATGGATTAAGAAAGGGGTACTCGAATATGTTGAATGA
- a CDS encoding HD domain-containing protein, with translation MKKGFIAHVKLKEDGNWKEPHLLKVHLDAVAKLTGKFAEEFGNKDWAELAGFLHDLGKFHPDWQK, from the coding sequence ATGAAGAAAGGATTTATTGCACACGTAAAACTGAAGGAAGATGGGAACTGGAAAGAACCACACCTATTAAAAGTTCATCTTGATGCCGTTGCAAAACTTACTGGAAAATTTGCAGAAGAATTTGGTAATAAGGATTGGGCAGAATTAGCTGGTTTTCTTCATGACCTTGGCAAGTTTCATCCTGATTGGCAAAAATAG
- the tgt gene encoding tRNA guanosine(34) transglycosylase Tgt, with protein sequence MSLLKFSVINKDKASKARAGFFETDHGVVETPAFMPVGTQGTVKAVNQDYLEKDINAQIILSNTYHLYLRPGTEVLEKAGGLHKFMNWQKPILTDSGGYQVYSLSSLRKLKEDGVEFRSHLDGSTHFFSPEKVIKIQRSIGSDIMMVLDECTPYPCDYEYAKKSTELTSKWAILNKEAFENTKPLYDHNQFLFGIIQGSVYEDLRESSAKDLLQNNFDGYAIGGLAVGEPTEMMYDITNFTTDFMPEDKPRYLMGVGRPENILESIDRGIDMFDCVMPTRNARHGVLFTNSGVLTLTNAKFKDDFEKVDENCNCYTCQNYSRAYLRHLFNSGELLALQLASIHNLHFYISMMSEARKRILEGSFKEWKNKTMKKISIKNNLRENGMEE encoded by the coding sequence ATCAGTTTGCTAAAATTTTCAGTAATAAATAAAGATAAAGCCTCCAAAGCCCGTGCAGGTTTTTTTGAAACGGATCACGGAGTAGTTGAAACTCCTGCGTTTATGCCTGTCGGCACTCAGGGAACTGTAAAAGCTGTTAATCAGGATTATCTCGAAAAAGATATTAATGCACAAATAATACTTTCAAATACTTATCATCTCTATCTACGACCGGGAACTGAGGTTCTCGAAAAAGCTGGCGGACTTCATAAATTTATGAACTGGCAAAAACCAATTTTAACTGACAGCGGCGGCTACCAGGTTTACAGTCTTTCAAGTCTGAGAAAGTTAAAAGAAGATGGAGTGGAATTCAGATCTCATCTCGACGGCTCAACTCATTTCTTTTCACCAGAAAAAGTAATTAAGATCCAACGAAGTATTGGCTCTGACATTATGATGGTTCTTGATGAATGTACTCCTTATCCTTGCGATTATGAGTATGCAAAAAAATCAACCGAACTCACAAGCAAATGGGCAATTTTAAACAAGGAAGCTTTTGAAAATACAAAACCGTTGTACGATCACAATCAATTTCTTTTTGGAATAATTCAGGGAAGTGTTTACGAAGATCTTAGAGAAAGCTCAGCAAAAGATTTACTGCAAAATAATTTTGATGGTTATGCGATCGGCGGATTAGCAGTAGGTGAACCGACAGAGATGATGTATGATATAACAAATTTTACGACCGATTTTATGCCGGAAGATAAACCGAGATATCTGATGGGAGTCGGTCGTCCCGAAAATATACTTGAATCAATTGATCGTGGAATCGATATGTTCGATTGTGTTATGCCAACCAGAAATGCAAGACATGGAGTTCTCTTCACAAATTCAGGTGTATTAACACTGACAAACGCAAAATTTAAAGATGATTTTGAAAAAGTTGATGAAAATTGTAACTGCTATACTTGTCAAAATTATTCAAGAGCATACTTAAGGCATCTGTTTAATTCCGGAGAATTATTAGCTTTGCAACTGGCAAGTATTCATAATCTGCATTTCTATATTTCAATGATGAGTGAAGCAAGAAAACGGATACTTGAAGGATCATTTAAAGAATGGAAAAATAAAACAATGAAAAAAATATCAATCAAAAATAATCTCCGTGAAAACGGGATGGAGGAATAG
- the yajC gene encoding preprotein translocase subunit YajC, translated as MAPQGGEGGGGLVSTLIMFGAIFLIFYFMIIRPQQKRAKERDKLLSNLEKGDKVVTNGGIHGIISGLEEKTALLQISENTKIKIERSAITTVLPK; from the coding sequence ATGGCTCCACAAGGAGGAGAAGGCGGCGGTGGATTAGTTAGTACGCTGATCATGTTCGGCGCAATCTTTTTAATTTTTTATTTTATGATTATCAGACCGCAGCAGAAACGAGCTAAGGAAAGAGATAAACTTCTTTCAAATCTTGAGAAAGGTGATAAGGTAGTTACTAATGGCGGAATCCATGGTATAATCTCAGGCTTAGAGGAGAAGACTGCTCTTTTACAAATCAGTGAGAATACAAAAATTAAAATTGAACGATCAGCAATAACAACAGTCCTTCCCAAATAA
- a CDS encoding nodulation protein NfeD has product MKALYNLCFLILLFTICLNAQKKVYIAYIEGDIDLGLAPYVSRVVAEAEKDNAEAIIFKINTFGGRVDAATQIKDAIINTDLLTIAFINNRAISAGALIALSCKKIVMVPGSLIGAATVVDQQGEKVGEKYQSYMRSEMRSTAEKNGRRVDIAEGMVDERVVVPGIDDSTKLITLTSTEALKYGFADTLLKDYDEIFAYFKLGNAEKVFQKSNWAEDVVRFLNNGIVSSILIMIGIFGLMAEIKSPGWGLPGTAALIALALFFGSSYILQLASVIEILMFVAGLVLLLLEIFVIPGFGVAGISGIILIIASLFLSMLGADPFLDFNAVSMAIIKLTIGLAAALVLIFLLARFLPKSNFFKKFILSEEEKATEGYTSRANLSELLGAEGIAVTTLRPAGTAEINGKRVDVVTDSEYIEHGKPIVVSAVEGMRVVVKEKKID; this is encoded by the coding sequence ATGAAAGCTTTATACAATTTATGCTTTTTGATCTTATTATTTACAATCTGCTTAAACGCTCAGAAGAAAGTTTATATAGCATATATTGAAGGAGATATTGACCTTGGTCTTGCGCCTTATGTAAGCAGAGTAGTTGCTGAAGCAGAAAAAGATAATGCCGAAGCAATAATTTTTAAGATCAATACTTTTGGCGGAAGAGTTGATGCTGCGACTCAGATTAAAGATGCAATTATCAACACTGACTTGCTTACAATTGCCTTCATTAATAACCGGGCAATTTCTGCTGGAGCTTTGATTGCACTCTCCTGCAAAAAAATTGTTATGGTTCCCGGAAGCTTAATCGGTGCTGCAACTGTTGTTGATCAACAGGGTGAGAAAGTAGGTGAGAAGTATCAATCTTATATGCGTTCTGAAATGCGATCAACTGCTGAGAAAAACGGAAGACGTGTTGATATAGCTGAAGGAATGGTTGATGAACGGGTAGTTGTGCCAGGAATTGATGATTCGACAAAACTAATTACACTTACTTCAACTGAAGCACTAAAATATGGTTTTGCCGATACACTGTTAAAAGATTATGATGAAATTTTTGCATATTTCAAATTAGGAAATGCAGAAAAAGTATTTCAGAAATCCAACTGGGCAGAAGATGTCGTCCGTTTTCTGAATAATGGAATAGTTTCATCAATCCTTATAATGATTGGAATATTCGGGTTAATGGCTGAAATAAAATCACCTGGCTGGGGGCTTCCCGGAACGGCAGCTTTAATCGCTCTTGCACTATTCTTCGGTTCATCATACATACTTCAGCTTGCTTCCGTAATTGAAATCCTGATGTTCGTTGCTGGACTTGTTTTGCTTCTGCTTGAGATTTTTGTAATCCCCGGTTTTGGAGTTGCAGGTATTAGTGGAATCATCCTGATAATAGCATCACTTTTTTTATCAATGCTTGGTGCAGATCCGTTTCTTGATTTTAATGCTGTCTCAATGGCAATCATCAAATTGACGATAGGATTAGCGGCTGCGCTGGTTCTTATTTTTCTGCTTGCAAGATTTTTACCCAAATCCAATTTCTTTAAGAAATTTATTTTATCTGAAGAAGAAAAAGCAACTGAAGGCTATACTTCACGTGCGAATTTATCTGAACTTCTTGGCGCTGAAGGAATTGCTGTAACAACACTCCGCCCTGCAGGAACCGCCGAGATTAACGGAAAACGTGTTGATGTTGTTACCGATTCTGAATACATCGAACATGGTAAACCAATTGTTGTGAG